One window of the Acaryochloris sp. CCMEE 5410 genome contains the following:
- a CDS encoding CDP-alcohol phosphatidyltransferase family protein, protein MLNLAQLPGLLVGFRVLIAPLLLVDAVDHQTSIWFLVGYGLAILSDIFDGIIARRLGVSTPQLRQADSWADIWLFSCLALSTWWVHPDVLQNLRVPLLVAVVAQFSLFGISLIKFRKFPSFHTYTAKAWGIALLVATLSLFGWGDSRALWVAIAACLVNSLEEIVMTLVLAEWHCDVLSLFHALKLRQSELVELGEES, encoded by the coding sequence ATGCTAAACCTTGCGCAACTTCCTGGGCTGCTGGTCGGATTTCGTGTTCTGATCGCACCTTTATTACTCGTAGATGCAGTGGACCATCAAACGAGCATTTGGTTTTTAGTAGGATATGGGCTGGCCATTCTGTCCGATATTTTCGATGGCATCATTGCTCGCCGCTTAGGAGTGAGTACGCCCCAACTTCGTCAAGCAGACAGTTGGGCGGATATTTGGTTGTTTTCTTGCTTAGCGCTTAGTACCTGGTGGGTCCATCCTGACGTTTTGCAAAACTTACGCGTCCCTTTACTGGTTGCGGTTGTCGCTCAATTTAGCCTGTTTGGGATCAGCTTGATCAAGTTTCGTAAGTTTCCGAGTTTTCATACCTATACGGCTAAAGCCTGGGGAATTGCACTACTGGTGGCTACGCTCTCGTTGTTTGGCTGGGGGGATTCCAGGGCATTGTGGGTTGCGATCGCAGCCTGTCTCGTCAATAGTCTAGAAGAGATAGTGATGACCCTCGTTTTAGCCGAGTGGCACTGTGATGTCCTGAGCCTCTTTCATGCCCTTAAATTACGTCAATCTGAATTAGTGGAGTTAGGTGAAGAAAGCTAA
- a CDS encoding P-II family nitrogen regulator: protein MRTITAFIRPQQCDQVKIALVQLGIIDITLSDVKGFGRQQGSLQQYRGSDANIRFHRKLKVEIKVDEEMVAPVIEKITFAARTGQVGDGKIFVSPLQKVVQVRTGEERVELA from the coding sequence ATGAGGACAATTACCGCATTCATCCGCCCCCAACAATGCGATCAGGTCAAAATAGCCCTAGTCCAACTGGGAATTATCGACATTACCCTGTCGGATGTGAAAGGATTTGGCAGACAGCAGGGATCACTACAACAGTATCGCGGCTCAGATGCCAATATTCGGTTTCATCGCAAATTAAAAGTAGAGATCAAGGTAGATGAAGAGATGGTGGCACCAGTCATCGAAAAAATCACCTTTGCAGCTCGAACCGGACAAGTCGGAGATGGCAAGATATTCGTTTCCCCCCTACAGAAAGTAGTCCAGGTCCGTACGGGGGAAGAGCGGGTTGAATTGGCATAA
- a CDS encoding HipA family kinase, whose amino-acid sequence MQLPIYRAIRIVSAPRCGSSRPIVVETEAGYFLTKLRGAAQGTAALVSEMVVSALAEALGFWVPSQVFISIDASTQNDIYEDEFLDLLGASHGLNLGFQYLERARDLRPRDIESVDRDWACRVLWLDALVMNRDRTPSNPNLMVCQNQLWVIDHGAALPFQYNWSQVTEEVPRRLNYAMDRHLFGEKATALQQWDLALAAKLSRDVIQDAVAHIPDCFLLPLCRPGAVAEQLERRRQAYGAFLWKRLKFPRPFVPKF is encoded by the coding sequence GTGCAACTCCCCATTTATCGAGCTATTCGTATTGTGTCAGCTCCCAGATGTGGCAGTTCTCGGCCAATTGTGGTGGAGACGGAGGCAGGATACTTCTTGACTAAGTTGCGAGGGGCTGCCCAAGGCACCGCAGCCCTGGTCTCAGAAATGGTGGTGTCGGCCTTGGCTGAAGCCCTTGGGTTCTGGGTTCCCAGTCAGGTGTTTATCTCCATTGATGCATCTACCCAAAACGATATTTACGAAGATGAGTTTTTAGATCTCCTGGGGGCAAGCCACGGACTGAACCTGGGGTTTCAATATTTAGAGAGGGCTCGTGATCTTCGCCCTCGGGACATTGAATCGGTGGATCGAGACTGGGCGTGCCGAGTTTTGTGGTTGGACGCCTTGGTGATGAATCGTGATCGGACTCCGTCTAATCCCAACCTAATGGTTTGCCAAAATCAGCTGTGGGTCATCGATCATGGAGCGGCTCTTCCTTTTCAGTACAACTGGTCTCAGGTCACAGAAGAGGTTCCTCGGCGGTTGAATTACGCCATGGACCGACACCTGTTCGGGGAGAAAGCAACCGCACTCCAGCAATGGGATTTGGCATTGGCCGCAAAGCTGTCTAGAGACGTGATCCAAGACGCTGTTGCCCATATTCCAGATTGTTTTTTGCTGCCCCTCTGTCGCCCAGGGGCGGTGGCCGAGCAGCTTGAACGTCGGCGGCAAGCCTATGGGGCATTTTTATGGAAACGTTTGAAATTTCCTAGACCCTTTGTCCCTAAGTTTTAG
- a CDS encoding peroxiredoxin has translation MSLRLGDTVPNFTQDSTAGTIDFFEWAGDSWVVLFSHPADYTPVCTTELGSVSKLKPEFDKRGVKTIALSVDDAQSHNGWIGDINETQNTTVDYPILADADKKVSDLYDMIHPNANAKVTVRTVFIIDNNKKLRASITYPPSTGRNFNEILRVIDSLQLTDNYQVATPVDWKDGDDVVVAPTIPTEEAKQKFPKGVTEIKPYLRMTPQPNK, from the coding sequence ATGTCTTTGCGACTAGGGGACACCGTACCTAACTTTACTCAAGATTCCACTGCTGGCACAATTGACTTCTTTGAATGGGCTGGCGATAGCTGGGTTGTTCTCTTCTCGCATCCTGCGGACTACACCCCCGTCTGTACCACTGAGCTTGGGTCTGTATCTAAACTCAAGCCTGAATTCGACAAGCGCGGCGTCAAAACCATTGCCCTAAGCGTCGATGATGCTCAGTCCCACAACGGCTGGATTGGCGATATCAATGAAACCCAAAATACAACGGTTGATTACCCCATCCTGGCGGATGCGGATAAGAAAGTGTCTGATCTCTACGACATGATTCATCCCAACGCCAACGCCAAAGTCACCGTCAGAACAGTATTTATCATTGACAATAATAAAAAGCTCAGAGCCTCCATTACCTATCCACCGAGCACAGGTCGGAATTTTAATGAGATCTTGCGGGTCATTGACTCACTCCAATTGACCGATAACTATCAAGTTGCTACACCCGTGGATTGGAAAGATGGTGATGATGTTGTTGTTGCCCCCACCATTCCTACAGAAGAAGCCAAGCAGAAATTCCCCAAAGGGGTCACTGAAATCAAGCCTTATTTACGGATGACTCCTCAACCCAACAAATAA
- a CDS encoding DUF3122 domain-containing protein: MMLRRLVILLLVLLSLTIYPLPVQAETHLYQEKPGQVTLRSQQSLQDQAKRSWQTILFKRYVDNQLEGIFLRLVGFPGQVEVAPEQPLQLSIADQFLWQSQPAMDGTTLMLPENVGQYNVQPLLENLESDTRLVLEIPLVSGLTANIVAPPAVIHEWREVTQFSPHS; the protein is encoded by the coding sequence ATGATGCTTCGCCGTCTAGTCATCCTATTGCTAGTACTCCTCAGTCTGACTATCTATCCTCTGCCTGTTCAAGCTGAAACCCATCTTTATCAAGAGAAACCGGGGCAAGTGACGTTGCGATCGCAACAAAGTCTCCAAGATCAGGCCAAGCGCAGTTGGCAAACCATTCTCTTTAAACGCTATGTCGATAACCAGCTCGAAGGAATATTTTTGCGTCTCGTCGGATTTCCAGGGCAAGTCGAAGTCGCCCCCGAACAGCCGTTGCAATTGAGCATTGCCGACCAATTTCTTTGGCAGTCTCAACCCGCCATGGATGGAACAACCTTGATGCTGCCTGAGAACGTAGGTCAGTACAACGTACAGCCTCTGCTTGAAAATCTAGAGAGTGATACCCGTCTCGTCCTCGAAATTCCCCTAGTGAGCGGTTTGACCGCCAACATCGTCGCCCCTCCTGCCGTGATCCATGAATGGCGAGAAGTCACTCAGTTTTCTCCTCACAGTTAA
- the gmk gene encoding guanylate kinase: MTKTGKLIVLTGPSGVGKGTLLQQLLQACPDLYLAVSATTRSPREGEVDGKHYYFLTKDQFQTRIDQNQLLEWAEYAGNFYGTLREPVMREIAQGKKVILEIELVGARQIRDQVADAFQIFVSPPSVADLEARIRGRGQDSEEAIARRLDQAKVELAAANEFDFQLVNDDLDAALQTLKSKVLSL, translated from the coding sequence ATGACAAAAACGGGTAAGCTGATCGTCCTCACTGGACCCAGCGGTGTCGGCAAAGGCACTCTTTTGCAGCAGCTCTTACAAGCCTGCCCAGATTTATACCTTGCGGTTTCCGCCACGACTCGTTCTCCCCGAGAAGGAGAAGTGGACGGCAAACACTACTACTTTTTGACCAAAGATCAATTTCAAACCCGCATTGATCAAAATCAGCTCTTGGAATGGGCAGAATATGCAGGTAATTTCTACGGAACGTTACGGGAGCCCGTGATGCGGGAAATTGCCCAAGGGAAAAAAGTGATTTTGGAAATTGAACTGGTCGGGGCTCGTCAAATCCGAGATCAGGTTGCCGATGCCTTTCAAATCTTTGTCAGTCCCCCTTCTGTGGCCGATTTAGAGGCTCGAATTCGAGGGCGAGGCCAGGATTCAGAAGAAGCCATTGCCCGTCGTTTAGACCAAGCCAAGGTCGAACTCGCCGCAGCCAATGAATTTGATTTTCAACTCGTTAACGACGATCTGGATGCAGCCCTGCAAACCCTTAAATCTAAGGTGTTGTCATTATGA
- the remA gene encoding extracellular matrix/biofilm regulator RemA: MDIKLINIGFGNIVSGNRVISIVSPESAPIKRIISEARDRAQLIDATYGRRTRAVIVTDSGHVVLSAIQPETVAHRFMSNKDTKDSDK, encoded by the coding sequence ATGGATATCAAGTTAATCAATATAGGCTTTGGAAATATTGTCTCTGGGAATCGAGTGATTTCCATCGTCAGTCCCGAGTCTGCACCCATTAAGCGTATCATCAGTGAAGCCCGAGATCGGGCCCAATTGATTGATGCCACCTATGGGCGGCGCACACGCGCAGTAATCGTAACTGATTCAGGTCATGTTGTCCTGTCTGCAATTCAGCCAGAAACGGTCGCTCACCGTTTTATGTCCAACAAAGACACCAAGGATTCAGATAAATAG
- a CDS encoding NFACT family protein, which produces MQQVDFTTLTAACCELRSQWLPARIEQVVQQDRFTVYMALRTLDHRGWLSLSWHPQAARICMGTPPPKGADTFTFSQQLRHQLNGLALIAVEPIADWERVIDLQIGQRPQAPVDWHVYVEIMGKYSNVILTNGENRIVTAAHQVSAQQSSVRPIQTGDLYQPPPHLTDPIPTLSESFDHWQRQVSLVPGPLKQNLLKTYRGLSSALVLSMLSSIHLQPDRSTETLQETDWQRLFQVWQDWLSALESQSFTPGWCSSGGYTVLGWDITRPAADTQTLLDDYYCQQLGEQVFKQLRHQLQQKVKGHLKKFNTKAKTFQDQLKASDTAETYREKADLLMAHLHEWQVGMKTLTLTDFESGEPRTLTLNPEKNAVQNAQAWYKRHQKLKRSRAQVQPLLEEVLSEVAYLEQVEASIQQLEQFEDAADLLTLHDIRDELILQNYFPKLEYRKEAPPEIPFYQYQSPSGWELLIGRNNRQNDLLTFRTAATYDLWFHTQEIPGSHVLLRLEAGSIAEPEDMQFAANMAAYYSRARQSHQVPVIYTESKNVYKPKGAKPGMVIYKHEQVIWGQPQSVKDQVHGSGTG; this is translated from the coding sequence GTGCAACAGGTTGACTTTACGACATTGACTGCAGCGTGCTGCGAGTTGCGATCGCAATGGTTACCAGCGCGTATAGAACAAGTGGTTCAGCAAGATCGGTTCACGGTCTATATGGCCCTGCGGACCCTCGACCATCGGGGATGGCTTTCCCTGAGTTGGCATCCTCAAGCGGCCCGAATTTGCATGGGAACTCCACCCCCGAAAGGCGCGGATACCTTTACCTTTAGCCAGCAGTTGCGTCACCAGCTCAATGGTCTGGCTCTGATTGCCGTTGAACCGATTGCCGATTGGGAACGGGTGATCGACCTGCAGATTGGTCAGCGCCCCCAAGCTCCCGTAGATTGGCATGTCTATGTTGAAATCATGGGTAAGTACAGCAACGTTATCTTGACCAATGGAGAAAATCGAATTGTCACAGCGGCCCATCAAGTCAGTGCCCAACAGTCGAGTGTTCGCCCCATTCAAACCGGAGACCTTTACCAACCACCGCCCCACCTGACCGACCCCATTCCCACTTTGTCGGAATCCTTTGATCATTGGCAGCGACAAGTAAGCTTAGTACCTGGCCCTCTGAAACAAAATTTACTTAAAACCTATCGAGGCCTAAGTTCAGCTTTAGTGTTGTCCATGCTGTCCTCGATTCATCTGCAGCCTGATCGATCCACTGAAACCCTGCAAGAAACGGATTGGCAACGGCTCTTTCAAGTCTGGCAAGATTGGCTATCGGCTCTAGAATCCCAATCCTTCACTCCTGGTTGGTGTTCATCAGGGGGCTACACGGTATTGGGTTGGGATATCACCCGGCCAGCAGCAGATACTCAAACGTTGTTGGATGACTATTATTGCCAACAGTTAGGCGAGCAAGTCTTCAAGCAGCTCCGGCATCAGCTCCAGCAAAAGGTCAAAGGCCATCTCAAGAAGTTCAATACCAAAGCTAAAACCTTTCAAGATCAGTTGAAGGCATCCGATACAGCTGAAACCTATCGGGAAAAAGCTGACTTACTGATGGCCCACCTACATGAATGGCAGGTGGGGATGAAAACCCTAACTTTGACGGATTTTGAATCCGGTGAACCTCGAACCCTGACCCTCAATCCAGAAAAAAACGCAGTTCAAAATGCCCAAGCCTGGTACAAGCGTCATCAAAAACTGAAACGTTCTCGTGCCCAAGTGCAGCCTTTACTGGAAGAGGTGCTATCAGAGGTGGCCTATCTAGAACAGGTGGAAGCCAGTATTCAGCAGTTAGAACAGTTTGAAGATGCCGCTGATTTGTTGACGCTGCACGATATTCGAGATGAACTGATCCTGCAAAACTATTTCCCAAAACTGGAGTATCGAAAGGAAGCCCCACCTGAAATTCCGTTTTACCAATACCAATCTCCCTCAGGATGGGAGCTACTCATTGGTCGCAATAATCGTCAAAATGATCTGCTCACCTTTCGGACAGCTGCCACCTACGATCTGTGGTTTCATACCCAAGAGATTCCCGGTAGCCATGTGCTCTTGAGATTAGAGGCTGGTTCTATTGCTGAACCCGAAGATATGCAGTTTGCTGCAAATATGGCCGCCTACTATAGTCGGGCTCGGCAGAGTCATCAAGTTCCAGTAATCTATACCGAATCCAAAAATGTGTATAAGCCCAAAGGGGCCAAACCAGGGATGGTGATTTACAAACATGAACAAGTGATTTGGGGCCAGCCCCAATCTGTGAAAGATCAGGTTCATGGTTCTGGCACAGGCTAG
- a CDS encoding STAS domain-containing protein, producing MSYKIIQPLSLTDGIGLNQVRNEIDTVLNEGVKTILLDLQDVTFINSSAIGALVAMHKAVHGRSGKLSICSMRKQVSLVLKLSRMDQIFDIFTDKEEFQQKNEAPIIS from the coding sequence ATGAGCTATAAAATTATCCAACCCCTCAGCCTGACAGACGGAATTGGTCTTAACCAGGTACGCAATGAAATTGACACGGTGCTGAATGAAGGCGTTAAAACGATCCTATTAGATTTGCAAGATGTCACCTTTATCAATAGTTCGGCAATTGGTGCTTTAGTCGCGATGCATAAAGCAGTGCATGGTAGAAGTGGCAAGCTATCTATCTGTTCAATGAGAAAGCAGGTTAGTCTTGTGTTGAAATTATCTAGAATGGACCAAATTTTCGATATTTTTACAGACAAGGAAGAATTTCAGCAAAAAAATGAGGCCCCTATCATTTCATAA
- a CDS encoding transglutaminase domain-containing protein has translation MKQSTPTLCSLSLCFWGYQTGAWIIAIPMALALEAREIVKQRWSISLDKLKQLHVVAFILWLLAIFFLPSVSSEVIPYTAHYHLIKCLPVGLFPFVLAQTYCRNFVSVYRQFLGDMAQSWKTVNWYYPYFGICLLAASATGGNLFVFLAISALLIALFLGTVRWPVDRKLALRFSQSTFYGLIVLALVLSLVGTHQFYWLQANVRLPGPAVFGEFFQKMARIWPDDPGRGYPEDLDRLLEDMELETNTDTVVSSRTPNGNQNPNPPGPSSASNGNSSASTPGTPSNSGNDSRNPSTSDGATQDDPGETNEDASATSEQEPDSDISQPNEDTSPPDSSEPSPEQNTGTSQPPNLPTPPSNRGGSRNPGQTQASRPGRDGGQSIPSLVQRSGGIVDPEKAQTQIGNIGSLQRSNAILFRVAPNQKANSPKPQFPLYIREATYNQYQSGTWNAVKSKFSAKRPQSRQSWQLGAKTKQATSVRISSDLPRKDGILKLPLGTSEVNQLQVKTLKANQYGTVAIQGKPGPLAYTVQYNPKQSADSPPTPFDKAVPAIEKRTLRKITNSLDLKGKADAEKVEAISAFFKEQGFKYSLDLPTPKENKTPIAAFLLDHRSGHCEYYASATSLLLRAAGVPTRYAVGYTAHEYSPAEQQYIVRLKDAHAWVLAYVDNTWVKVETTPGGGMTSEGDTSTTQSETTQGDSTRSQDGSSQQNGVPTQDSSRNGNSGTSSEEGNPNQDGTSSEDGSFTGEKNQPPSKSFFEKLSEAWSELMTLLSENSETLAWAGSIIVLGLAIVFGSIYLIWRMIRKKLSRRTKRRRGQGTERIRKPTSDGLDSEFYQIEKRLSDWGLARLPSETVRKWLGRLEQELPASYMSELHPIIDLHYRYRFDPQGLTDEEREKLKLMIQSWLSEFKQLPVQGTRSTTKR, from the coding sequence ATGAAGCAATCGACTCCTACCCTCTGCAGCCTATCCCTCTGCTTTTGGGGCTATCAAACCGGGGCCTGGATCATCGCAATTCCCATGGCCTTAGCCCTGGAAGCGAGGGAAATAGTCAAACAGCGCTGGTCTATCTCCCTCGACAAGCTGAAGCAACTTCATGTGGTCGCCTTTATCCTATGGTTGTTGGCGATCTTCTTTCTACCCTCTGTGTCTTCCGAGGTCATCCCCTATACTGCCCACTATCATCTGATTAAGTGTTTGCCCGTTGGTTTATTCCCTTTTGTCCTGGCTCAGACCTATTGTCGGAATTTTGTCTCAGTCTATCGCCAATTCCTGGGGGATATGGCCCAGTCTTGGAAAACCGTTAATTGGTATTACCCCTACTTTGGCATTTGTCTGCTCGCCGCCAGCGCCACCGGAGGTAACCTGTTCGTCTTTCTGGCTATCAGCGCCCTACTGATCGCCCTTTTCTTGGGCACCGTCCGCTGGCCTGTTGACCGCAAACTGGCTCTGCGTTTTTCCCAGTCCACTTTTTACGGTCTGATTGTCCTGGCACTGGTCCTGAGCCTGGTTGGCACCCATCAGTTTTACTGGCTACAGGCTAATGTTCGGCTCCCCGGCCCCGCTGTTTTTGGTGAGTTTTTCCAGAAAATGGCTCGAATCTGGCCCGATGATCCAGGGCGGGGCTACCCGGAGGATCTGGATAGGTTACTGGAGGATATGGAGCTAGAGACCAACACGGACACCGTGGTTAGCTCTAGAACGCCAAACGGCAATCAAAATCCCAATCCACCTGGCCCATCCAGCGCTTCCAACGGGAACTCGTCAGCCTCAACACCAGGAACGCCCAGCAACTCCGGTAACGACAGTCGCAACCCATCAACTTCTGATGGGGCAACGCAGGATGATCCTGGAGAGACAAATGAAGATGCGTCCGCCACGTCTGAGCAAGAGCCTGATTCAGATATCAGCCAGCCCAACGAAGACACCAGTCCTCCAGACAGTTCTGAGCCGAGTCCTGAACAAAACACTGGAACGTCCCAACCTCCAAATCTTCCAACGCCCCCCTCAAACCGTGGAGGCAGTAGAAATCCAGGACAGACTCAGGCTTCTCGGCCTGGTCGAGATGGCGGGCAATCCATTCCTAGCCTAGTGCAGCGATCGGGCGGCATTGTTGATCCAGAAAAGGCTCAGACCCAAATTGGCAATATTGGCTCTCTACAACGTTCCAATGCCATTCTGTTTCGGGTGGCCCCTAATCAAAAAGCTAATAGCCCCAAACCCCAATTCCCGCTTTATATACGAGAAGCCACCTATAACCAATACCAGTCAGGCACCTGGAATGCTGTTAAATCTAAATTTTCGGCTAAACGCCCACAGTCCCGACAAAGCTGGCAATTGGGGGCCAAAACGAAACAAGCAACCTCTGTCCGCATTTCATCAGACTTACCGCGAAAAGACGGAATCCTCAAACTGCCCCTAGGAACGTCTGAAGTTAACCAGCTTCAGGTTAAAACCCTAAAAGCAAACCAGTACGGAACGGTTGCCATCCAGGGAAAACCCGGTCCCCTTGCCTATACGGTGCAGTATAACCCCAAACAATCTGCAGACAGTCCACCCACCCCTTTTGATAAAGCCGTTCCGGCTATTGAAAAGCGGACGCTCAGAAAAATTACCAATTCATTGGACCTGAAAGGTAAAGCTGATGCAGAAAAGGTTGAAGCCATTTCCGCGTTCTTTAAAGAGCAGGGATTTAAATATTCCCTCGATCTGCCAACCCCCAAGGAAAACAAAACGCCGATCGCAGCTTTCTTGTTAGACCATCGGTCCGGCCACTGTGAATACTATGCATCGGCCACTTCATTGTTACTGAGGGCGGCAGGTGTCCCCACCCGTTATGCAGTGGGCTATACCGCCCATGAATACAGTCCTGCAGAGCAACAGTATATTGTCCGATTGAAAGATGCTCATGCCTGGGTCTTGGCCTATGTAGACAACACTTGGGTCAAAGTCGAAACCACTCCAGGGGGCGGGATGACCTCTGAAGGCGACACCTCGACGACTCAAAGTGAAACTACCCAAGGGGATAGCACCCGATCCCAAGACGGATCCTCACAGCAAAATGGCGTTCCAACGCAAGATAGTTCTCGGAATGGCAATTCTGGCACCTCATCTGAAGAGGGCAACCCTAACCAGGATGGCACCTCATCTGAAGACGGCTCATTCACTGGGGAGAAGAACCAACCACCCTCTAAGTCTTTCTTCGAAAAATTGTCTGAAGCCTGGTCTGAGCTGATGACTCTGCTTTCTGAAAATTCGGAGACTTTGGCTTGGGCGGGTTCAATAATTGTTTTAGGACTGGCGATTGTTTTTGGATCGATTTATTTAATCTGGCGAATGATCCGAAAGAAGCTATCTCGGCGCACAAAAAGGCGGAGAGGGCAGGGGACAGAACGCATCCGTAAACCAACTTCGGACGGACTCGATTCTGAGTTTTACCAGATTGAAAAACGCTTAAGCGATTGGGGGCTTGCACGTCTTCCCTCAGAAACGGTCCGCAAATGGCTGGGGCGACTAGAACAGGAACTACCTGCTTCTTACATGAGCGAGTTACACCCAATTATTGATTTACATTATCGCTATCGTTTTGACCCCCAAGGTCTCACTGATGAAGAAAGAGAAAAGTTGAAACTCATGATTCAATCTTGGCTGAGTGAATTCAAGCAGCTACCTGTACAAGGGACTCGTTCAACGACAAAGCGTTGA
- a CDS encoding DUF58 domain-containing protein produces the protein MDRFTYRCLRLIYVTRKWLVQQFTPAGLGVLAGGIGSALVSLGSTRSMCHVLFFFALALLILGTIGSRLIQFRFKATRLLPRFGTVGEPLPYQVVIQNLSPQPQKGLKLVETFATPFPSFQEFIQIKRRYPVGNQWRPHWRRYLAKQQWATAHLQDLPTLSTKGKTKARVEILPLRRGSLQLETITLACPDPLGLVYKRHTYDVGQSICILPQRYQLSLLNLSQASRYQASETLRTSTAGEALEFRSLRDYRAGDPTNKIHWKSWAKVGRPIVKEQQDETAIHHALILDTFQLEPHSTTFEEAIAVTISFLMQEQPEASLLDVIYAGPDPRLVTVGKGLRQRAQIIETVATLNPSPHRELDCLNPMIQSRLSRLSGCFCILLGFDDTRYAFLKMLSQFGIPIKALCLSDLSLHMDPQFQEYFGPQCQLHSGAISNLQQELLAL, from the coding sequence ATGGATCGCTTTACTTATCGCTGTCTCCGATTAATATATGTCACCCGCAAATGGCTGGTGCAGCAATTTACCCCTGCAGGATTAGGGGTACTAGCGGGCGGTATTGGCAGTGCGCTTGTCAGTCTCGGATCCACCCGCAGCATGTGCCACGTTCTGTTCTTCTTTGCCTTGGCTCTGCTAATCTTAGGGACCATTGGCAGCCGATTGATTCAGTTCCGGTTTAAGGCCACCCGCCTGCTGCCCCGCTTTGGCACCGTGGGTGAACCGCTGCCCTACCAAGTGGTGATTCAGAATCTCTCTCCCCAGCCGCAGAAAGGCTTAAAGCTAGTGGAAACCTTTGCCACCCCCTTCCCTAGCTTCCAGGAGTTTATTCAGATTAAACGTCGCTATCCCGTTGGCAACCAATGGCGACCCCATTGGCGACGCTATCTCGCCAAGCAGCAGTGGGCCACTGCCCACCTTCAGGATTTACCCACCCTCTCCACCAAAGGCAAAACCAAAGCCAGAGTGGAAATTCTCCCTTTGCGGCGGGGTAGCTTGCAGCTCGAAACCATAACACTCGCTTGTCCCGACCCCCTGGGCTTAGTTTATAAACGCCACACCTACGATGTTGGCCAATCGATCTGTATTTTGCCCCAGCGCTATCAGCTCTCTCTCCTTAATCTCTCCCAAGCTAGTCGCTACCAGGCCAGTGAAACCCTACGCACCTCCACTGCCGGAGAAGCTCTAGAATTTCGCTCCCTACGGGACTATCGAGCTGGAGACCCCACCAATAAGATTCACTGGAAAAGCTGGGCCAAGGTTGGCCGCCCCATCGTCAAAGAACAGCAGGACGAGACCGCCATCCACCATGCCCTGATTCTGGATACCTTTCAGCTAGAACCCCACAGCACCACCTTTGAAGAAGCTATTGCGGTGACCATTTCTTTTTTAATGCAGGAACAGCCGGAAGCGTCTCTACTGGACGTGATCTATGCTGGCCCAGATCCTCGATTGGTGACCGTGGGCAAGGGACTGCGCCAACGGGCCCAAATTATTGAAACGGTTGCCACCCTTAATCCCAGCCCACACCGGGAACTGGATTGCCTCAATCCGATGATTCAATCTCGCTTATCTCGATTGAGTGGTTGCTTCTGCATCCTGTTGGGTTTTGACGACACTCGCTATGCCTTTCTGAAAATGCTCAGTCAGTTTGGTATTCCGATCAAAGCCCTTTGCCTATCTGACCTCAGCTTGCATATGGACCCCCAGTTTCAGGAATATTTTGGCCCCCAGTGTCAGCTGCACTCCGGGGCAATTTCCAATCTGCAACAGGAGTTATTGGCCCTATGA